In Brassica rapa cultivar Chiifu-401-42 chromosome A06, CAAS_Brap_v3.01, whole genome shotgun sequence, a single window of DNA contains:
- the LOC103249170 gene encoding defensin-like protein 2 produces the protein MKLSMRLISAVLLLFMIFVATGMGPVTVEARTCESKSHRFKGTCVSSTNCGNVCHNEGFGGGKCRGFRRRCYCTRHC, from the exons atGAAGCTCTCTATGCGTTTGATCTCAGCTGTTCTCCTCTTGTTCATGATATTCGTTGCCACAG GGATGGGTCCAGTCACAGTGGAGGCACGCACGTGTGAGTCGAAGAGCCATAGGTTCAAGGGTACATGTGTGAGCTCAACAAACTGCGGAAACGTGTGTCACAACGAAGGTTTTGGCGGAGGTAAATGCCGTGGTTTCCGTCGTCGTTGCTACTGCACCAGACATTGCTGA
- the LOC103827531 gene encoding LOW QUALITY PROTEIN: protein indeterminate-domain 4, chloroplastic (The sequence of the model RefSeq protein was modified relative to this genomic sequence to represent the inferred CDS: inserted 2 bases in 1 codon) — protein MSSSSYNTSVVPSSSSTQPFFITGSSAGDNAFDRKDTFMSMVQQPNSSAPQPKKRRNQPGNPNPDAEVVALSPTTLMATNRFICDVCKKGFQREQNLQLHRRGHNLPWKLKQKSTKEVKRKVYICPEPTCVHHDPARALGDLTGVKKHYYRKHGEKKXEMRTKEYRCDCGTIFSRRDSYITHRAFCDALIQETARNPTVSFTSMTAASSGAGFRGFHGRLEGGNALSHHHLSDHPNSGFSSFGGYNLNIASSENSRDFAPQTSNPNFLVQSQGMLTQPNNNNNDQSFMNQQGLIQFDPVNNINLKSSTTNNSFFNLGFFQENTKNSETAIPSLYSTDSLVHHREESLNAGSNVSATALLQKATQLGSITSNDPSALFRGLASSSNSSSVVVNDFGGGQIMGNDNNGNLQGLMNSLVAVNGGGAGGSGGNIFNVDFGNNNVNMSGSDNLTLDFLGVGGMVRNVNRGGAGRGRVRGDVSLNGELKFPE, from the exons ATGTCATCCTCATCATATAATACAAGCGTTGTTCCTTCATCATCCTCGACTCAGCCGTTCTTCATCACCGGCTCCAGCGCCGGAGATAACGCCTTTGACCGGAAAGATACTTTTATGTCAATGGTTCAACAACCTAACTCCTCGGCTCCACAACCCAAGAAACGAAGAAACCAACCGGGAAACCCAA ATCCTGATGCGGAAGTGGTAGCGTTGTCTCCAACGACACTAATGGCTACAAACAGATTCATATGCGATGTATGCAAGAAAGGGTTTCAAAGAGAACAAAATCTACAGCTTCACCGAAGAGGACACAATCTTCCATGGAAGCTCAAACAGAAGTCAACCAAAGAAGTGAAGAGGAAAGTGTATATTTGTCCGGAACCCACGTGCGTCCACCATGACCCCGCACGTGCTCTCGGAGACCTCACCGGAGTCAAGAAGCATTACTATCGTAAACACGGAGAAAAGAA TGAAATGCGTACTAAAGAGTATCGATGTGACTGTGGTACCATCTTCTCTAG ACGCGATAGTTACATTACACACAGGGCTTTCTGTGATGCATTGATACAAGAAACCGCTAGAAACCCTACCGTGAGCTTCACGTCAATGACAGCTGCTAGCAGTGGCGCCGGCTTCCGTGGATTTCATGGGAGACTCGAGGGTGGCAACGCTCTCTCCCACCACCATTTGAGTGACCATCCTAACTCCGGATTTTCGTCTTTCGGGGGTTACAATCTAAACATTGCATCTTCTGAAAATAGCAGAGACTTTGCTCCGCAAACGTCAAACCCTAACTTCTTAGTACAGAGCCAAGGAATGCTGACTCAAccgaacaacaacaacaacgatcAGAGTTTCATGAACCAACAAGGTCTGATCCAGTTTGATCCAGTCAACAACATAAACCTCAAGAGTAGCACCACCAACAACAGCTTCTTCAATCTCGGATTCTTCCAAGAAAACACCAAGAACTCAGAGACGGCTATTCCTTCTCTATATAGCACGGACTCTCTTGTTCATCACCGTGAAGAAAGCTTGAACGCGGGTTCTAACGTGTCAGCCACGGCACTGCTTCAGAAAGCTACTCAGTTGGGTTCAATCACAAGCAACGATCCTTCTGCTTTGTTCAGAGGCTTAGCTTCTTCGTCTAACTCGTCAAGCGTGGTTGTTAATGACTTTGGAGGAGGGCAGATTATGGGCAACGATAATAACGGTAACCTTCAAGGTCTAATGAACTCACTAGTGGCCGTAAATGGCGGTGGTGCCGGCGGATCCGGTGGCAATATCTTCAACGTGGACTTTGGAAACAATAATGTAAACATGAGCGGCTCGGACAACTTAACTTTAGATTTTCTTGGAGTTGGAGGAATGGTGAGAAATGTAAATCGCGGAGGGGCTGGTCGCGGCCGTGTTCGTGGAGACGTTTCTTTGAATGGTGAACTAAAGTTTCCGGAGTAA
- the LOC103827532 gene encoding protein indeterminate-domain 5, chloroplastic — MAASSSSAASFFGVRQDEQSHLLPPNSSAAVPPPPPPPPHHQPPQPQQPLEAPPQKKKRNQPRTPNSDAEVIALSPKTLMATNRFICEVCNKGFQREQNLQLHRRGHNLPWKLKQKSTKEVKRKVYLCPEPSCVHHDPSRALGDLTGIKKHYYRKHGEKKWKCEKCSKRYAVQSDWKAHSKTCGTKEYRCDCGTLFSRRDSFITHRAFCDALAQESARHPTSLTSLPSHHFPYGQTTNNSNNNTPSMILGLPHIGNPQNLDHQSGDVLRLGSGGGGGGGASRSSSDLIAANASGYFMQEQNPSFHDQQDHHQHQQQGFLAASNNIKPSPMNFQQSLMQFSNDNHNSPSSNLFNLSFLSGNNGIASGTSNPNAAAVPSANHMLSNHFGGENAVGGSGGGSTGLFPNNLMSSAGRINSGAVPSLFSSSMQNPNSASHMSATALLQKAAQMGSSTSSSNNNNTNNASSILRSFGSGMYGENESNLHDLMNSFSNPGATGNSANGVDSQFGTYGGVNKGLSADKQNMTRDFLGVGQIVRSMSGSAGFQQQQQQQHGNGGRERVGSSSDSADRNSMNVNPGGGGSTSSPPYGIHHASF, encoded by the exons ATGGCTGCTTCTTCATCCTCTGCTGCTTCCTTCTTTGGAGTTCGACAAGATGAACAGTCTCACCTGCTTCCTCCTAATTCCTCTGCAGCcgttcctcctcctcctcctcctcctcctcaccaCCAGCCACCGCAGCCTCAGCAACCCCTTGAAGCTCCACcacagaaaaagaaaagaaaccaaCCAAGAACTCCAA ATTCAGATGCAGAAGTGATAGCTTTATCTCCAAAGACACTAATGGCTACAAACAGATTCATATGTGAAGTATGCAACAAAGGGTTTCAAAGAGAACAGAATCTACAACTTCACCGAAGAGGACACAATCTTCCATGGAAACTTAAGCAAAAATCGACCAAAGAAGTGAAGAGGAAAGTGTATCTTTGTCCGGAGCCCTCGTGCGTCCACCATGACCCGTCACGTGCTCTCGGAGACCTCACCGGAATCAAGAAACATTATTACCGTAAACACGGTGAAAAGAAGTGGAAATGCGAGAAATGTTCTAAGCGTTACGCTGTTCAATCTGATTGGAAAGCTCACTCCAAGACTTGTGGTACCAAAGAATATCGTTGCGATTGTGGTACACTCTTCTCCAG GCGAGACAGTTTCATTACACATAGAGCCTTCTGTGACGCGTTGGCTCAAGAGAGTGCGAGACACCCAACTTCTTTGACTTCTTTGCCAAGTCACCACTTTCCCTACGGACAAACCACCAACAACTCCAACAACAACACGCCAAGCATGATCCTTGGTTTGCCCCACATTGGGAACCCACAAAATCTTGATCATCAGTCCGGTGACGTTCTTCGACTTGGAAGCGGCGGAGGAGGTGGAGGGGGCGCCTCACGATCTTCCTCTGATCTCATTGCTGCAAATGCTTCAGGTTACTTCATGCAAGAGCAAAACCCTAGCTTTCATGATCAGCAAGACCATCATCAACATCAACAACAAGGGTTTTTGGCTGCAAGCAATAACATCAAGCCATCTCCAATGAATTTTCAACAGAGTTTGATGCAGTTCTCAAATGATAACCATAATTCTCCTTCCTCCAATCTCTTCAATCTAAGCTTCCTATCTGGAAACAACGGAATTGCTTCTGGTACAAGCAACCCTAATGCTGCTGCTGTTCCTTCGGCTAACCATATGCTTTCAAACCATTTTGGTGGTGAAAATGCTGTTGGAGGAAGCGGAGGAGGAAGTACTGGTCTCTTCCCTAATAATCTGATGAGTTCAGCAGGCAGAATCAATTCAGGAGCAGTGCCTTCACTCTTTAGCTCGTCAATGCAAAACCCTAATTCAGCATCTCACATGTCAGCCACTGCTCTTCTTCAGAAAGCTGCTCAAATGGGTTCATCAACCTcaagcagcaacaacaacaatacaaACAATGCCTCGTCGATTCTAAGAAGCTTTGGGAGTGGAATGTACGGAGAAAACGAGAGTAATCTTCACGATTTGATGAACTCTTTCTCCAACCCTGGCGCAACTGGAAACAGCGCTAATGGAGTAGATTCTCAGTTTGGTACGTACGGAGGAGTGAACAAAGGACTAAGCGCTGATAAGCAGAACATGACTAGAGACTTTCTTGGAGTTGGACAGATCGTAAGAAGCATGAGTGGAAGCGCAGGGTTTcaacaacaacagcagcagcaacatGGGAATGGTGGTAGAGAAAGAGTTGGCTCTTCGTCGGATTCCGCTGATAGAAACAGCATGAATGTGAATCCTGGTGGTGGTGGTTCGACAAGCTCACCACCGTATGGAATCCATCATGCAAGTTTCTAG